Part of the Maridesulfovibrio sp. genome, ATCACCGGAGAAGCACTTCCATATCAAGTAGAAAAGCCCAGTTTGACAATGATTTTCATACCATCTGATAGCCGGACTAAGGCCTAAAACCCCTTGACGAATCACTGGGTATCTGGAATATCGTCCTGTTAGTCACAGTGTGACAGAATTCACATTTTTGGTTGTTTTCCAAGCCAAACTATATTTCCGGACCCTGCACAAAAAACTGTGTAGCGGCCTGAAATTTATTATTGTTTACAATACAGGTAATAAACATGAGTCTTGTACAAAAATTGTCGGAAAGAAAAGAAGACCTTACAGTTAAGTGGTATGATCTGGTTCTTTCTTCCTATCCTAAGGAAACACAGGAAGTTTGGAAGTCAAATAATGACCAGTTTACCAACCCTGTCGGGGTCACCATCAAGAAGGTCACCGGCGAACTTTTTGACCTTATCCTTGAATGGAAAAGTGCCGACGATCTTGCAAAATCCCTTGATGAACTGATCAAAATCAGAACGGTTCAGGATTTTGCACCATCCAAAGCTTTAAGCTTTGTCTTCCTTTTCAAGAAACTCCTGAGAGACGAGTTCATGGAGGAACTGAAAAAAGAAGGCAAACTTGATGAGTTGCTCGCGTTTGAGGCCCGGATTGATAATCTGGGGCTTATCGCGTTCGACATCTATACCAAGAATAGGGATTTGATTGCGCAAATGAGAATTGATGAAGTCAAAAGATCACATCACATGCTCCTTCGGCGGGTCAACAAAATCGAGGACGTTTCGGCCAAAGGGGCCGGACAGGTGTAGTGGCCGGCTTCCTAAAGGAAGCCAAACGTATAAGCGAGGTGAAGGTAGATGAACGCTTTGTACTCACTCGTTTTAGTTTTTGCCCTGGTGCTCATCGCACTCTTCGGAGTGGGGTCCGCGCACA contains:
- a CDS encoding RsbRD N-terminal domain-containing protein, encoding MSLVQKLSERKEDLTVKWYDLVLSSYPKETQEVWKSNNDQFTNPVGVTIKKVTGELFDLILEWKSADDLAKSLDELIKIRTVQDFAPSKALSFVFLFKKLLRDEFMEELKKEGKLDELLAFEARIDNLGLIAFDIYTKNRDLIAQMRIDEVKRSHHMLLRRVNKIEDVSAKGAGQV